Within the Phaseolus vulgaris cultivar G19833 chromosome 9, P. vulgaris v2.0, whole genome shotgun sequence genome, the region ttctctatttaaaaattgtaaaatattttaattctcttcaaaaccaaattacattCTCATACCGGGAATGGTTCTATTCGCGGAAATAATCTTGAAACAGGTTCAGATTCAATGGGGAACTAGAAAAACAAATTCTATATACAGTGAAAAGAAAATtacctaattttaaaaatgaaaataattagttattatttaattaaattaattttttttatgaatgtttaaaataaattttattattaataaaaatttataaaataattttaaaattaatatctaacTCTTAACTATCaaaaagttttaactacttactactttattttttaaattagtatctattaatcttttaaaaaataatttaaatttaaaatattagtaactaaaatttaaatttaaatacttaatttagatactgatttaaaactattttataattttttattaataataaaaaatattttatatataaataatttttgaatatttaaattagtatctaatttaattaatataatgattaattattttttatttttaaatttagtttttatttaataatttttttataataataaattttctcTTCAGTTAGTACTTTCTTTAATGAGATTTAggataaattgaaaataaaagtgccaataaaatgaaattgtttgaataaaataaatagaatagATAGTGTACGTATTTGTTTAATTTCTTcagtttttaatgaaaatattgtgatgttgtttataaaaaatgatCGTAGGTGAACTCTATATGCTGAATGAGTGAGTAGAGGagttgaaggagatgattttTGGTCAAGAATATTGTATTTGTGTAAAGATATTTGCAAATTTTGTTGGGACCCATGTTTTTGCCAAATATTAGTTCCCATAAATACCATATGTTTTTAGCCTAAAGAGTTTCCTGCATTTTGTATATACAGATCTAGATGTTGGCATAAAGATATGTTTAAGTCCAAATATGAATTAGAGAATTTAAGTTTAGTCTTTTTCTACtttacaaattatatttataaaatgattttacaACTAGTATTAAAGTtactataatatattattttccataataataataagattgtTACTCTCATGCTATTAACATTGTATTATTAATTTATGGACAATAGAAAATAAGTTAGTATAAAATATATCTGATATATAATGTTGGGTGCCTTATTAATTGTAAATTTAGGTAAGATATTTTGTTCAATTATTTATAGGTATTATAAAAAGTTTGTTTGTAAAAAGAATATCATAACTGTTTTATCAATCTAGAAGTCACAATCTAGATTATCTAATCTAACATGATTAAGTTGATAGGTAGCATATTAATCATTGGTTGAATTGATTATGCTAGTATATATGAGAATGCTAATAGTTAGATGAGGTCATTAGTTATTCTGTTATAGATGTGGAAACTAGTCATAAAAATAACTAACTAACATACAACATTTTTTGTTTGGTAATGTACATCAATTAAAGTAGAATGGTAGGGTAGAATACAAGGTAGGATGTTGTATAAGTAAAACTCTTTTTATGGGTATTATgtaatctgatttttttttttttttttttttttttttaacaaagttCAACTCCTAGTTCTTTTATGTAGGTAGTGTTATTTTGGGATATAGTGTAGGAATTTTGTGGTGTTATGATTTGTATAAGGATTAAAGTATTTCTGAAATAATttcctttaatttattttttctttgttgataaaaaactGTGTTAGTACTTAACTTTTAGTCTCAAGTTGAATAGGTTAAAAGATCTGATCAAGTTAAAGATTCATCTTTTAATAAATGATAaacaaatttctatttatataactTATCGTCCAAAAActtgaaataatttataatttatagtaAAATAAGATAATAGTATATTTAAGAATTTAGATCAATCAATCTTCTTATATTAATGGAGTCATGAAGTTAAACTTTGACTTGTTATACCAAACAAAATCAAATTATGACTTTAAACAACAATGTGAAACTTCAACTAATTATATGAATTAAGATTGAATTACATTTATAAACCATGAAATCAAACTTTTATCCGATGTATGAACCACAATTGAGTTGTAGCTTTAAAAACAAAGTTGGTCTTTAACTAACTGTACAAATTAAGAGCCATAAAAGTTTAACTTTAGCCAATTATAAAAATCAAGACGGAGTTTGTAAGTTTAAACCAGATGTTATATTGTAGGaacaaaaactaaatttttataagtttttaatgAAAAGTAGAGGGTCTAGATGTAAATTATTGAGTCTAATaatctttaattattttaaaacataaaaattagaAATCTACAAAACATGTATTTatataactaaaaatattattgtactGACTAGTCAGGAACTCGACCACGATAAGAAGTTCATGTAACGAAACGTGACCGACCAACCTATGGCGATGACCTATGAGTTGACCAAGTCAGCAAGGTTAACCAACAATGAATAGTTGTTTAGCACAACCCTAAACATGAATCAACCTCTTAATTCGGCCCACCAAAAAAGgtccattaaggtaatataaatagtacAGATCCCAAAAATCAGGTAGTATTCTGACAACCGAGTGCCGACACCCTGACTGACTTGAGTGTTTgagtgtcttctgcaggtacTATCCCAACCTATGAGACCAGATGACCGAGAGGAGGAATACGAGACAAGAAGCTAAGAGTGACACCGACCAAAAGAGGAGCAGAGCAATCGTTCTTTAGATCCCAACACCCGTTCAAAaacaattatataatatataaataatgtatTAAAATGATTATAGTAATAGAAGTAAATGAGCAGGAAGAATCCACTTTACACACGAAACAAACATCATTtaagttaaaaacaaaaagaaagtgACAAGGAAAATAAAAGAAGCTTCCTTTGGCGTCCGCATTCCCCGCGGcctcaaatattttaaatcacaCCCTTAACTTTCGGattcatatatattaaaatgttaataaaatggaaactaaaaagaaaataatagaaaaataaaccGTTGGATTGTGAATGCTGAATCCTCCAATCATAGTGAAATGTCTTCCTCATTCGAACATGGCACTGCATTTGTTTTAGCACTGTTAATGAAAATAAGGACACTTTTTTTGGCAAGATTATTGTTTTAGCAGAGTCGTGTTTTTCTCAGGTGCTTTTCTCCTACAATCTCATCTTCTTCTCTGAAAGTTTGAAAATAATTTCTGGATATTACTTCTTTTAGTTCTTCTTCAAAACGAGAGCCATAATATTAACAAACCTTTGATTAACTTGGGTATAATCAAACTATTATAGGTTTGTTCCTTAGAGATAGTTTGGTAAATGAGAAGGGGAAAAAAGAATGGTAAGTGGTTGTTAAAAgggaaaatacaaaaaatttatgGAAGAATCAATGGATTTCTAACAATGGCGTTGCATCCTAAGTTGctttaagagttttttttttaatatactgaATGTATATAATGATATATAAAATAGCAGTAAAaagtagtaataatattaaataagatGATATTAGTAAAGAAATAAACAACAATAAACAGAAATactattattgaaataaataatggTCAATAATTAATACTAACATTaattaagtataataataaaacattaaaattaattataaataaaataataaaattgttttataaagtaaaatgattttcaaagTCCTTGTTTAAGTGTTGGAAATCcgacatcgactagagatgaagacatttcattgtatataagtgagtccAAACCTCATCTCATtagtcggttttatgggattgagttaggcttaaagttcacctTGTAATATTAAGTGTGGGTTATTATAATTCATGATTACTTGCTTTTAGTTTTTAAGGTTTTggtaatactttttttttgtttttgtgggAGACTAATAAGATTATAAGATGATTTCAGTGTATTGAGATATTATATGTTATAAATATGTCTAAGATCTTGTTTATTGTGATATTCAAACATGTGCATTCATTTGAAGGTCCATTTAATCTAGGTCATCTCTTAAAATGTGATGTAGTGATTTATGAGTTGTGTCACACTGAAAAAGTCTGAGAGAATCATCAATGTGTATTAGTCTTGTCGGTTGAAAATCACGGTCTGTAAATTTATCACCTTTCGAGTTAATGTTAGTTATCCCTTAAGTGAACAAATAGTTAATACACTAATTATTTCTTTGTACCTTCACATTGTGATACATGTTAATGTCAACTACTTCTTTGGATAATAACAACTCATTTGTAGTAGTTTTCCATTTCAATGATCGTTTTACATCCACAATGAAAGGTTTATATTTCATATCTCATACTTCTAAAGTTATGAAAAACTCGTATGATTGTTTTCTTTGTACTTTGATTCAATTGATGCACATTACATTTGGAGGAACTATATAAATGATATCATTGTCAACTACAATTCATAGATGAAAGCCGCTTTTCATATCATGTTATTGAAATACTAATAAATGAATACTTATCCAAAATGATTAACTGGACAATTGAATTCGATTGCAATAGTTTCATGGAATTCAACTCAACATTTAGAAGgtttttttgataaaattatGTTCCTTAGGCGTTCACCAATGAACCAAATATCAACCACTCCATGCAATGTCAATGATTGTTTTATGTTCTATTTTTCATATGTCGTTGTTATTTGTTTGCTTATATTCAACTTTCACATAAGTTGTCACTGTGTTTGTGTATCATAAATCGCAGTCAAGAATAAGATAGTTGTCACTGTTCCACTGTTTGTAACCATACTCGAAATATATCTTAATGATGAAATGACTTTTAAGATTAAATGATACTATAAGGAGGTTCAACACCAACATTGGATTTCATTAACAATGTTCAATTATTGTGACAAGTGTGGATCAGAATCTTCGTATCTAGTGGTCCCATACAATTGCATCATACATTGCACATGCAATAATAACTGTTGCTTTTTCAAATCTATTTTGCACCACCCATTCAACATAACACATGATGAACTTAACCACCACCTATATATATGGCCATTACCTACAACTATTATCAATCCAATTGACTCATCATTTAACACCTAAGAAAACATACATGACTTCTAACTTCTACAACTTTTACTATGTTGGTGTATTGTAACCGCAACATCATTACAGACGATAAGTACTTTGTCTGTTACGTCAGTTCACACACGACTTGGGTTACAAACGATGAAACAAAAAATTCTCAATCAAATCATTACAACAACAAAGAAGTTGTACGTTGTCAACTTGCAATATAGGTATCTGATATACATCTTTGTCACCACATGTTCATATTGTTCATGTAAGATTTTTAAAGATGAGAATGTAGAACATTTGTTCTTTATGGCAACAAAATAGGCTTCCCAAGTTCAGGTCAAGTTAATGACATATATTCGTGAACACAAACCACACCCAACCTCTTATTCTATTAAtggaaaaaaaagtttaataattCTCTAAAGTTAGAGTGATGTTGTAATGAATAAAAATGTACTACAAATCTCAAATTGATGtttaaattattagaaaaatcaTTCTcagttaaataaaaaagaaaagcattTATTAACGACCATCATTTTCTATGTTAAATATTGTCATGTCAACATAAACTCTAACTAACATTATAAATATTGTATATCGATGTAGTAGTCTTAAACATACTGCTACTAATGActcttattttagtttttacatATGCAAAACCTTGTTTAACGAGCCATTTTTGTTATACATGTTTCTTTAAAATTATGTGTAACAGTTTTCATCTTTGTTATGAAGAAAAGTTCTCAAAATTGAGTTTGTTTTAATCTTTATTGTTAGAGATGTTTCTTCacatattaatatataactGTTGTCATATTTATTAGAAAGGAAAGTTCTATAATTTCGTATAAATGTTCTCATATTTATTAGAAAGGAAAGTTTTATAATTTCGTATTGgttgtgatatttttttaaatttaaatttcttcaaaactaaatattacaatttttacACGTTAAATTTTTACCTTTCCACATTTTATGTGTACAAAACCCTACTacacataaaataaaacattcatttaatcaaaattaatcTATTCATTTATCATCTTCAAATTTTGaccaattatatattttaatttttaatattttctaaataacATTTTGCATTTATAAAGAAACACctacttatttattattttacatataaaataaaccTACATAATTACTTCTCTACCATGTTtctctaaattaattaattaatatattacatacacttactttttaaaattaatatactttttaaattaattaattcaattatATCATATACACTCGATGaatttcttttaattctttGCAAATTTtccttatttatattttttaaaatatatctattTCTAGATATTTAACTCATTTTCCAACTCAAAATTCCATTTCCCAAAAAACGAATTCTGGCTCATTTTCCAGTGCCAAATCAACAAATTTCAAAGTAGAATCAGACTTTCCATGGACTAAATACTAACCTATATCTAAAATTGTGTTaccttaataaataaatattggaTCCTATATCTAAAATTGTGCTACTTGATAAACATTGAATGCACTGTACAATCTGGAAAAAAAAGCAAAAGTGTTGTGTGAAAAAAATTTCTATTTTGGGAGGTTTTAATTATGGAGACATAAAATAAACCCTATACCACCATCTACTCCTCTCAGATATCATGCTCAGTTATTCCTACATCCACTAGCTGTCTACTAGGCCctacaaaaataatattaagtaatctttattttaattttttcattcaaaaaaattattttcattttgtttgttatttatttatttgttagagaaagaagttttattttagtttgggtatgtaaaaaaatgatataatttgaataatatataagataagAAGAGAATAAGGAGAAGTTATGGTTGGAATGTAATGAGAAGAAtggaaaggaaaaggaaaagcaTGAAATGTTATATTATGTTAGGAGTGATCCATATGCGGCCACAGACCCAATGGCCCCACTTCCACACCCGTTCCCATCCCCAACTCATTTTCACAATCATTCACacttttcttcatcttcttcatcttcatcttcatcttcttcttcttaaactcacttctcttctctcttcttCACTTCATCGCCTTCAAACACATCATGGTTTACTTCGAAGGAGAAAAGGAGCACAAAGACCTTATTCCGGGGTTACCCAACGAAATTGCAGAGCTCTGTCTTCTTCACGTTCCCTATCCCTACCAGGCTCTGTCACGCTCTGTTTCGTCGACGTGGAACAGAGCAATAACGCATCCCTCCTTTATCTTCTCAAAGAAGACCCTCTCCCACCCAAACCTTTTCGTTCTCGCCTTCCATTCCCAAACCGGAAAGCTACAGTGGCAGGCGCTCGATCCTTCTTCGGCGCGCTGGTTCCTTCTGCCGCAAATGCCCTCGCCGGGGGACGCCTGCCCGCAGCGGCTCGCGTGCGCGGCGCTGCCGCGCCAGGGGAAGCTCTTCGTCGTGAACGGCGCGGAGACGCTGGCCTACCGCGCCGCCACGAACCAGTGGTCGGCGGCGGGGGGGCCGGGCAGGAGGGGGTTCGTGGCGGCGGAGGGAGTCGAGGGGAGGATCGTGGCGGTGGGGAGAGGCGGAACGGGCGTGTACGATCCCGAGAGCGACACGTGGCGGGAGGGGAGCGGGTTGGGAGGGGAGCTGGAGAGGTACGAGGTTGTGGCGGCGGGGGGGAGGGTGTACGTGACGGAGGGGTGGTGGTGGCCGTTCATGTTCCGGCCGAGGGGGTGGGTGTACGAGGTGGAGAGGGACACGTGGCGGGAGATGGGCATCGGAATGAGGGAGGGGTGGAGCGGGGTGGGCGTGGCGGCGGGCGGAAGAGTTTTCATGATCGCGGAGTACGGAGACTCGCCGGTGAAGGTGTACGACGAAGAACGCGACACGTGGCGCGTGGTGGGAGGTGGGAGATTCCCGAGGGAAGTTATGAAGCGGCCGTTTTGCGGCACGGGGTTGGACGACCGAATCTACGTGGCGTGTCGTGGTTTGAACGTGGCAATTGGAAGTGTTGAGGTGGTCTCAGGCAAAGGCAAAGGTTGTGGTGGTGACGTTATTGTGACGTGGCAGGTGGTGGAGGCTCCGCGTGCTTTCCGTGAATTCTCACCTTGTAGTTGCCAAGTGCTCTATGCTTGAACATCAACATCATCTTTTTCCTTTCTAATCTAATTTTCTTCCATGGATCGTTCTTGCTTCAGACTGATTTTCAGGTGTGTTAATGGCGGAATCAATCATACCCAATCTCACCATGTTCCCATCTactctaattattttaattatatacccaataatattaaatttaaacccATGCTTTTATTTTGCTTTATCATCGTTGTcactttaataaatatattttcgtTCAAGAAAAAGGTAGGAAGCAAGTGGAAGAATATTAGTTTTTCCAGCACCGATCCATGGTTTTATTTTGTTGGAACAAAAGGAATGCAAATCATATCTATCCTTTTTTTAAAACATCAATAGGGTGGAAAACGATTAGACTGTTTAACTAATCTCATTATTCAATCTAATAATTGGATTAGGTTTTACATAATGATGTTGTCAAATCTAACCTAAATCAATCTCATCCATCACAAATGCATTGCACTCATTTAGATTGGATCGATTGGGACTTAACTATTACATTTATTTCTTGCATATTATAAACATCTATTAATAAAACACAAAAACTCAATTAATTCAAGATTTTAAATCCAACCATAAGATTGTTGCACATTACCAACCCCAAAGAAAAACACACTCACTCAATTACTCAAACATTTTAAAtctaaaacaatatttcaattttaaaacaaaattcatttctcccaagttatcaataaaaaaaaatctctaattGACCACT harbors:
- the LOC137821618 gene encoding F-box protein AFR yields the protein MVYFEGEKEHKDLIPGLPNEIAELCLLHVPYPYQALSRSVSSTWNRAITHPSFIFSKKTLSHPNLFVLAFHSQTGKLQWQALDPSSARWFLLPQMPSPGDACPQRLACAALPRQGKLFVVNGAETLAYRAATNQWSAAGGPGRRGFVAAEGVEGRIVAVGRGGTGVYDPESDTWREGSGLGGELERYEVVAAGGRVYVTEGWWWPFMFRPRGWVYEVERDTWREMGIGMREGWSGVGVAAGGRVFMIAEYGDSPVKVYDEERDTWRVVGGGRFPREVMKRPFCGTGLDDRIYVACRGLNVAIGSVEVVSGKGKGCGGDVIVTWQVVEAPRAFREFSPCSCQVLYA